A stretch of the Nicotiana tabacum cultivar K326 chromosome 6, ASM71507v2, whole genome shotgun sequence genome encodes the following:
- the LOC107776822 gene encoding uncharacterized protein LOC107776822, with the protein MPKYTRYLRDIVANKRRHMEFETFSLTEECSARVQSKLPPKLKDHGCFTIPMSLGKQKVGRALSDLGASINLMSSSLFKQLGLGVLRPTTITLQLTDTSLVMPEGIIEDVEGKLKMRVGNEEITFNVYKALKLPKHYQDLCMITTVELKGIEQSPDVNYSDSDRTTELDEVVLQGQCVRMIEKRARDEKGDLLRECKKASLNGR; encoded by the exons ATGCCTAAGTATACAAGGTATCTCAGAGATATTGTGGCAAACAAGCGAAGACATATGGAGTTTGAAACATTTTCACTTACTGAAGAGTGTAGTGCTAGAGTTCAAAGTAAACtccctcctaagttgaaggatcaTGGGTGTTTCACAATTCCCATGTCTCTTGGAAAACAAAAAGTTGGTAGAGCCCTATCTGATTTAGGGGCTAGTATAAATTTGATGTCATCCTCTTTGTTCAAGCAACTCGGATTGGGGGTGCTTAGACCTACTACAATCACTTTACAGTTGACAGATACGTCACTTGTTATGCCAGAAGGAAttattgaggatgt GGAAGGAAAGTTGAAGATGAGAGTTGGTAATGAGGAAATTACTTTTAATGTGTACAAGGCACTTAAGCTCCCTAAGCATTATCAGGACTTGTGCATGATTACTACGGTAGAACTGAAGGGAATAGAGCAGAGTCCTGATGTGAATTATAGTGATTCGGATAGGACGACTGAGTTGGATGAGGTGGTGTTGCAAGGTCAGTGTGTAAGGATGATTGAGAAAAGAGCTAGAGATGAAAAAGGAGATCTTCTGAGAGAGTGTAAAAAGGCTAGTCTTAATGGGAGATAG